The following are encoded together in the Cyanobacterium aponinum PCC 10605 genome:
- a CDS encoding alpha-ketoglutarate-dependent dioxygenase AlkB family protein codes for MIIDLPHSEISYHKNFWSEKEATLLLEKLKSEIQWQQKTITLFGKTHLEPRLTAWYGDEGKIYTYSNSTMFPHKWNKTLITIKNRIENIIGIEFNSVLLNYYRHGKDSMGWHSDNEPELGKNPVIASASFGGERRFLLKPRDKNQSQRKEIILRHGSLLIMAGETQHYWLHQIPKTSKPVSERINLTFRWIK; via the coding sequence ATGATCATCGATTTACCCCACAGTGAAATTAGCTATCATAAAAATTTTTGGTCTGAAAAAGAAGCTACTTTGTTGTTAGAAAAGTTGAAATCAGAAATACAATGGCAACAAAAAACAATAACATTATTCGGGAAAACTCATTTAGAACCCCGTTTAACGGCATGGTATGGTGATGAGGGTAAGATCTATACTTACTCTAATAGTACTATGTTTCCCCACAAGTGGAATAAAACTTTGATTACCATTAAAAATAGAATTGAAAACATTATCGGTATTGAGTTTAATAGCGTTTTACTAAACTATTATCGTCACGGGAAAGATAGTATGGGATGGCATAGCGATAACGAACCGGAATTAGGTAAAAATCCTGTGATAGCTTCTGCTAGTTTTGGGGGAGAAAGAAGATTTTTGTTAAAACCGAGGGATAAAAACCAATCTCAAAGAAAAGAAATTATTTTGCGTCATGGTAGTTTATTGATTATGGCAGGAGAAACTCAACATTATTGGTTACATCAAATTCCCAAAACCAGTAAACCTGTTTCTGAAAGAATTAATCTGACTTTTCGTTGGATTAAATAA
- a CDS encoding transaldolase has protein sequence MTNLLDQLKRYTTVVADTGDIQAIKTFTPQDATTNPSLITAAAQMSEYQSIVDDTLTEARRELGADAKVDEVVKLAIDWLAVAFGRKILDIVPGRVSTEVDARLSYDTEATIEKARYLISQYEKAGISRKRILIKIASTWEGIRAAEVLEKEGIHCNLTLLFGFHQAVACAEAGVTLISPFVGRILDWYKKETGREDFPGAEDPGVQSVTEIYNYYKKFGYKTEVMGASFRNISEICELAGCDLLTISPKLLEQLQNTEEELPLKLSVEKAQKMDIEKITVDKATFDKMHSEDRMANEKLDEGIKGFTKALETLEQLLASRLARLEGEETLAHAVDDIFHVYDLDGDGFITREEWAGADVVFDALDANHDGKITPEEMACGLGAVVYLAKAS, from the coding sequence ATGACTAACTTATTAGATCAATTAAAACGATACACTACCGTTGTGGCAGATACAGGGGATATTCAAGCCATTAAAACCTTCACTCCTCAAGATGCTACGACAAATCCATCTCTGATTACTGCGGCCGCTCAAATGTCTGAGTATCAAAGTATTGTAGATGATACCCTCACTGAAGCGAGAAGGGAATTAGGGGCAGATGCCAAGGTTGATGAAGTGGTAAAATTAGCCATTGATTGGTTAGCGGTTGCTTTTGGCAGAAAAATTCTTGATATTGTGCCCGGGAGAGTTTCCACTGAAGTTGATGCCCGTTTATCTTATGATACTGAAGCTACGATCGAAAAAGCTCGTTATTTAATTTCTCAATATGAAAAAGCAGGTATCAGTAGAAAACGTATTTTAATCAAAATTGCATCCACATGGGAGGGAATTAGAGCCGCCGAAGTTCTTGAAAAAGAGGGAATACACTGTAATTTAACTCTTTTATTTGGTTTCCATCAAGCCGTAGCCTGTGCGGAGGCTGGAGTTACTTTAATTTCTCCGTTTGTGGGTAGAATCCTTGATTGGTACAAAAAAGAAACAGGTAGGGAAGATTTTCCTGGAGCGGAAGACCCCGGAGTACAATCTGTAACAGAAATTTATAATTATTATAAAAAGTTTGGTTACAAAACAGAAGTAATGGGAGCTAGTTTCCGTAATATCAGCGAAATTTGTGAATTAGCTGGATGTGACTTATTAACTATTTCTCCTAAACTATTAGAGCAATTACAAAATACAGAGGAAGAATTACCCCTCAAATTATCTGTAGAAAAAGCTCAAAAGATGGATATTGAAAAAATCACTGTGGACAAAGCTACTTTTGATAAAATGCACAGTGAGGACAGAATGGCAAATGAGAAGTTAGATGAGGGCATAAAAGGTTTTACAAAGGCTTTGGAAACTTTAGAGCAATTATTAGCTAGTCGTTTAGCGAGATTAGAAGGAGAAGAAACCTTAGCCCATGCAGTAGATGATATTTTCCATGTCTATGATTTAGATGGAGACGGTTTTATCACCCGTGAAGAATGGGCAGGGGCAGATGTGGTTTTTGATGCCCTTGATGCCAACCATGATGGTAAAATCACTCCTGAAGAAATGGCTTGTGGTTTAGGGGCTGTTGTTTATTTAGCGAAGGCTAGTTAA